One genomic window of Elaeis guineensis isolate ETL-2024a chromosome 2, EG11, whole genome shotgun sequence includes the following:
- the LOC140855293 gene encoding LOW QUALITY PROTEIN: uncharacterized protein (The sequence of the model RefSeq protein was modified relative to this genomic sequence to represent the inferred CDS: inserted 1 base in 1 codon): MHKDESLQVSFRILSLPTTILSLSLLATILSLSPSPLSSSPPSPPPLGRRVDRRGPHACPLPPRLRRLPLPPLPLRLLLPPSLESSLLSASFSLSRLLSLLPSPSLLSNPSSGPPDQQLGAALFRLAHAAPFRGVAVASASHPTACRLSSPACRLPSLPLFLTLPPSPPSIDPSLPTGRRHRRRAAATITGCRHRHCTAVGFKGRLEEDREILEDLHPKLFEVNVEARAEHQHPIPRQEAEEDSNISVNDRFERLLRDAQSDVYPDCKKYSLLSVVIKLLHMKTLGKWSNNSFNWLLKFLKDLLREGELLPSSHYEAKKLLKGLGLGVDDLGLRCEKIHACPNDCILFRKDKKDLQACPICHSSRWKESRGKDKKKKKISCKILRYFLITSRLCRLFMSRHTACDMQWHKEKNNIDDDVMRHPSDGDAWKYFDREHPWFAADSRNIRLGLATDRFNLYGNLSTTYSMWPVMVFSYNXPPWKCMKSPFNLLALLIPGPRAPRRDIDIFLEPLIEELQYLWEEGCETYDHIAGGIFRMHAALLWTVNDFPAYDDISGWCTKGYKACPICNDDITSDRIRGKICFTGHRYFLPDDHRWRRSLKFNGKHERCAQPRFWSTDNILN, from the exons ATGCATAAGGATGAGTCCCTCCAAGTTTCCTTTAGAA TACTCTCCCTCCccaccaccatcctctctctctccctcctggCCAccatcctttctctctctccctccccgctGTCGTCGAGCCCCCCCTCCCCGCCACCTCTGGGAAGAAGAGTAGACCGCAGAGGACCTCACGCCTGTCCTCTCCCTCCTCGCCTCCGTCgtctccctctccctccgcttcctctccgactcctcctccctccttccctcGAATCCTCCCTCCTCTCcgcctccttctccctctctcgcctcctctccctccttccctccccGTCCCTCCTGTCCAATCCCTCCTCCGGCCCACCGGACCAGCAGCTCGGCGCTGCCCTCTTCCGCCTCGCCCACGCTGCCCCCTTCCGCGGCGTCGCCGTCGCTTCGGCCTCCCATCCCACCGCCTGCCGCCTCTCCTCCCCCGCCTGTCGCCTCCcgtccctccctctctttctcactcttcctccctccccaccgtcGATCGACCCGTCCCTCCCCACC GGCCGCCGCCACCGCCGTCGGGCCGCTGCCACCATCACCGGTTGCCGTCACCGTCACTGCACAGCTGTCGGATTCAAGGGGAGACTTGAAg aagatagagaaattttagaggatctccatccaaaattatttgaagtaaatgtagaagcgagagcagaacatcagcatcccattccaagacaagaagctgaagaggacagtaaCATATCtgtaaatgatagattcgagcgtctattaagagatgcacaaagtgatgtttatcctgattgtaagaagtactctctgttgtccgtcgtaataaagttattacatatgaagacacttggtaagtggtcaaacaactcatttaattggttgctcaaatttttgaaggacctactgcgagagggagagttacttccgtcaagtcattatgaagccaaaaaattattgaaaggactcggtttgggagtcgatgacttgggcctacgctgtgaaaagatacatgcatgtccgaatgattgtaTTCTGTTTCGGAAGgataaaaaagatctacaagcatgtccgatttgtcattcaagcagatggaaagaaagtcgtggtaaggataagaagaaaaagaaaatatcatgCAAGATTTTGCGGTACTTTCTGATTACATCACGATTGTgtcgattgttcatgtcgagacatactgcttgtgacatgcaATGGCATAAGGAGAAAAACAATATcgacgatgatgtcatgagacatccatccgATGGAGATGCGTGGAAatattttgatcgtgaacatccatggtttgcagctgattcacgaaacatcaggctagggttggcaacagatagatttaatttatatggtaatcttagtactacttatagtatgtggcctgttatggtattttcttata taccgccatggaagtgcatgaaatcaccttttaatctactGGCCTTGTTGATCCCGGGTCCCCGTGCCCCTAGAAGAGATATAGATATATTTTTAGAGCcgttgatcgaagagttacaatatttgtgggaagaaggatgcgaaacgtATGATCATATTGCAGGAGGCATCTTTCGCATGCATGCAGCactgctttggacagttaacgattttcctgcatatgacgatatttctggatggtgcacaaaagggtataaagcatgcccaatttgtaacgatgatattacatcggaccgtATTCGTGGAAAGATTTGTTTCACCGGCCATCGATatttcttgccagatgatcatagatggaggagaagtcttaagttcaacgGCAAGCATGAACGATGTGCGCAGCCAAGATTCTGGTCTacagataatattttaaattag
- the LOC105055584 gene encoding uncharacterized protein produces the protein MKRMGLSGVDAYAKFYQNKSGKFVTEEARQRHEKILQLREQATRKIGSDDDTGSQQICLMTDDTILDTVLGRQLGSGHSMRSKKSRSSSSDRSDDASVPESVRTSMSIMQNQISYWMNHSQTLERIVAAMAGWLGIDASELAPLQSHNAASAPPSRHISGQGSMPGERNEANEPDHT, from the exons atgaagaggatg ggactatccggagtcgacgcctatgctaaattctatcaaaacaagagtggcaagttcgtgaccgaggaggcgaggcaacgtcat gaaaaaatattacaattgagagagcaggcgacgaggaAGATTGGATCTGACGatgatactggatcgcagcagatttgtttgatgacagatgatacgattttggataccgtcctcggacggcagctaggatctggtcatagcatgcggtccaaaaaatcacgcagttcgtcatccgaccggtctgatgatgcatcaGTGCCAGAGTCAGTCAGGACATCCATGAGCATAATGCAaaatcagattagttactggatgaatcatagtcagacgctcgagaggatagtaGCTGCGATGGCGGGatggctcggtattgatgcttctgagttagcacctctacagtcacataatgccgcctctgcaccaccatcgcgacacatatcgggtcagggatcgatGCCTGGAGAAAGAAACGAGGCCAACGAGCCagatcatacctag